A DNA window from Theobroma cacao cultivar B97-61/B2 chromosome 5, Criollo_cocoa_genome_V2, whole genome shotgun sequence contains the following coding sequences:
- the LOC18599102 gene encoding VQ motif-containing protein 17: protein MENIMIRNQTRMPPSTPSALSIHKDSQTISKAKPKIRIIHIFAPEIIKTDVANFRELVQRLTGKPAQEKGCKKKARIGRRDHQEPRITRFCDKPVAAAVAKKMELRTGFLAGLETRERVKEEEGMWNGENSGGFLSGFGDLDGFIQELGEFPLLPLDASHMHEFEEAQLA from the coding sequence ATGGAGAATATCATGATCAGGAATCAAACCAGAATGCCCCCTTCAACACCATCAGCACTATCCATTCACAAGGATTCACAAACAATATCAAAGGCAAAGCCAAAGATACGCATAATTCACATATTTGCACCAGAGATCATCAAGACCGACGTAGCGAACTTTAGAGAACTGGTGCAAAGACTCACAGGGAAACCAGCTCAAGAAAAGGGTTGcaaaaagaaagcaagaaTTGGCAGAAGAGACCATCAAGAGCCAAGGATCACTCGTTTCTGTGACAAGCCAGTGGCAGCAGCTGTGGCCAAGAAAATGGAGCTGAGAACTGGGTTTCTTGCTGGCTTGGAGACAAGGGAAAGGGTCAAGGAAGAAGAAGGTATGTGGAATGGTGAGAATTCAGGTGGTTTCTTAAGTGGTTTTGGAGATTTGGATGGATTCATTCAAGAGCTTGGTGAATTCCCTTTGCTTCCTTTGGATGCTTCTCACATGCATGAATTTGAAGAAGCTCAACTTGCATAA